The following proteins are co-located in the Myxocyprinus asiaticus isolate MX2 ecotype Aquarium Trade chromosome 44, UBuf_Myxa_2, whole genome shotgun sequence genome:
- the si:dkey-226l10.6 gene encoding zinc finger protein 432 → MLHKCVVGGCPNRSDTIIHYILPEDPKRRSLWLKFIEDSKADGENASSSCRVCGDHFSEENYFKLDLGCTTRMILSVDAVPTIVSVNRSSLTENKNQNEEAEDENVVGDKYKITIGETISLAGVKEEPLEYDLSANMAAKKEEQNLSLDKCCDYEEIELALTDEMDVHMDSSTKPVVQDIGGKAVKFISCSTCGKKFRRRRNLMKHRRAEHPKKTFLTKSEVKEKIFVCSCGEKFHTMPLLLQHRATHSNDGKYSCHHCGKGFPGKVLLTAHQKIHKDTDSLLPYLCDSCPRRFGYKVALIAHLKNHSAKHTCTCPICEEGFQLRGSLAHHLKIYHAGKRLTCKTCDKTFLVVNDYFKHIDSHVVVTPYYCAICQIYLTQRSYVPHMQTHEKMERESVEYKPKRGRKGCVSVSTQQKNSEEGTTLGMEPVVQDEAGMEPLSESEMDTLAESSASAVESTVEAVASGEAQIVLEEEMDTRGNDACTQ, encoded by the exons ATGCTACATAAATGTGTGGTTGGCGGTTGTCCGAACCGATCGGACACGATTATTCATTATATTTTACCGGAGGATCCTAAAAGACGCAGTCTGTGGTTAAAGTTTATTGAAGATAGTAAAGCTGATGGGGAAAATGCGTCCTCGTCATGCCGGGTGTGCGGGGATCATTTCTCCGAAGAGAACTACTTCAAACTGGATCTGGGATGCACCACACGCATGATTTTAAGCGTCGATGCTGTTCCCACGATCGTCTCTGTTAATCGATCTTCTCTGACTGAAAACAAGAATCAAAACGAG GAGGCCGAGGATGAGAATgtagtaggtgacaaatacaaaATTACCATTGGTGAGACCATTTCACTTGCTGGTGTCAAAGAGGAGCCTCTTGAATATGACTTAAGTGCCAACATGGCAGCCAAAAAAGAAGAGCAGAACCTCTCACTGGATAAGTGTTGTGATTATGAGGAGATTGAACTGGCTCTTACTGATGAGATGGATGTACATATGGACAGTTCAACTAAACCAGTGGTTCAAGATATTGGTGGTAAAGCAGTAAAGTTCATCAGTTGTTCAACTTGTGGGAAGAAGTTTCGTAGAAGACGTAACCTTATGAAGCATCGACGGGCTGAACATCCTAAGAAGACATTCCTGACCAAATCAGAGGTTAAAGAGAAGATTTTCGTTTGTTCTTGTGGGGAGAAGTTTCATACTATGCCTCTCCTTTTGCAGCATCGAGCTACACACTCTAATGATGGAAAGTACAGTTGTCACCATTGCGGAAAGGGCTTTCCTGGGAAAGTGCTTTTGACAGCTCACCAGAAAATTCACAAAGATACAGACTCCCTTTTGCCGTACCTGTGCGACTCTTGTCCTAGACGCTTTGGCTACAAAGTTGCTCTTATCGCTCATTTGAAAAATCACTCAGCCAAACACACGTGCACCTGCCCCATTTGTGAAGAGGGCTTTCAACTCAGAGGTTCCCTCGCTCACCACCTCAAAATATATCATGCTGGGAAAAGACTCACATGTAAGACGTGTGATAAGACGTTCCTGGTTGTCAATGACTATTTTAAACACATAGACAGCCACGTTGTGGTGACCCCATACTACTGCGCAATCTGTCAAATCTATTTAACGCAGCGAAGCTACGTGCCACACATGCAGACCCATGAGAAAATGGAGCGAGAGTCTGTTGAGTACAAACCAAAACGTGGCAGAAAGGGTTGTGTCAGTGTGTCGACACAACAGAAAAACTCTGAAGAAGGAACAACACTTGGAATGGAGCCGGTGGTGCAGGACGAGGCCGGAATGGAGCCGCTCAGTGAAAGTGAAATGGATACTCTGGCTGAGAGTTCGGCATCAGCGGTGGAATCTACAGTCGAGGCTGTGGCATCTGGAGAGGCACAGATTGTTTTGGAAGAGGAGATGGACACTAGAGGGAATGATGCTTGCACACAATAG